A genomic window from Cricetulus griseus strain 17A/GY chromosome 4, alternate assembly CriGri-PICRH-1.0, whole genome shotgun sequence includes:
- the Umps gene encoding uridine 5'-monophosphate synthase isoform X1 gives MAVASEALGLLVTELYDVQAFKFGSFVLKSGLTSPVYIDLRGIVSRPRLLSQVADILFQTAKNAEISFDSVCGVPYTALPLATVICSTNHIPMLIRRKETKDYGTKRLVEGEINPGQTCLIIEDVVTSGASVLETVEVLQKEGLKVTDAIVLLDREQGGKDKLQAQGIRLHSVCTLSKMLEILEQQKKIDAEMVGRVKRFIQENVFIATNHNGVPPPEKKACKELSFGARAELPGVHPLASKLLRLMQKKETNLCLSADVSEARELLQLADALGPSICMLKTHVDILNDFTLDVMEELAALAKRHEFLIFEDRKFADIGNTVKKQYEGGIFKIASWADLVNAHVVPGSGVVKGLQEVGLPLHRACLLIAEMSSAGSLATGNYTKAAVGMAEEHCGFVVGFISGSRVSMKPEFLHLTPGVQLETGGDHLGQQYNSPQEVIGKRGSDVIIVGRGILGASNRLEAAEMYRKAAWEAYLSRLAV, from the exons ATGGCGGTCGCCAGCGAAGCTCTGGGCCTCCTGGTCACCGAGCTGTACGACGTGCAGGCTTTCAAGTTCGGGAGCTTTGTGCTGAAGAGCGGGCTCACCTCCCCGGTCTACATCGACCTGCGGGGCATCGTGTCCCGCCCGCGTCTTCTCAGTCAG GTGGCAGATATTTTATTCCAAACTGCAAAAAATGCCGAGATCAGTTTTGACAGTGTGTGTGGAGTTCCTTACACAGCGTTGCCACTAGCTACAGTTATCTGTTCAACTAATCACATTCCCATGCTCattagaaggaaggaaacaaaggattatg GCACCAAGCGTCTTGTAGAAGGAGAGATTAATCCAGGGCAGACCTGTCTGATCATTGAGGATGTCGTCACCAGTGGGGCCAGTGTTTTGGAAACTGTTGAAGTTCTTCAGAAGGAGGGCCTGAAGGTGACTGATGCCATAGTGCTGTTAGATCGAGAGCAGGGAGGCAAGGACAAATTGCAAGCTCAGGGGATCCGTCTCCACTCCGTGTGCACGTTGTCCAAAATGCTGGAGATTCTCGagcagcagaaaaaaattgaTGCCGAGATGGTGGGGAGAGTGAAGAGGTTCATTCAGGAGAATGTTTTCATAGCAACTAATCACAATGGTGTTCCCCCTCCTGAGAAGAAAGCATGCAAAGAACTCAGCTTTGGTGCACGAGCAGAGCTGCCTGGCGTCCACCCACTTGCCTCAAAACTTCTCAGGCTGATGCAGAAGAAGGAGACTAATCTCTGTCTATCTGCTGATGTCTCTGAGGCCAGAGAGCTGCTACAGCTAGCAGATGCCTTGGGACCCAGCATCTGCATGCTCAAAACTCATGTCGATATTCTGAATGATTTCACTCTGGATGTAATGGAGGAGTTGGCAGCTCTGGCGAAACGCCATGAGTTCTTAATATTTGAAGACAGGAAATTCGCTGATATAGGAAACACAGTGAAAAAGCAGTATGAAG GTGGCATCTTTAAAATAGCTTCCTGGGCAGATCTAGTAAATGCCCATGTGGTACCAGGCTCAGGAGTTGTGAAAGGTTTGCAGGAAGTGGGCTTGCCTTTACATCGAGCATGCCTGCTCATTGCAGAAATGAGCTCTGCTGGTTCCTTGGCCACTGGAAACTATACCAAAGCAGCA GTTGGGATGGCTGAGGAGCACTGTGGATTTGTGGTTGGCTTTATTTCCGGCTCCCGAGTAAGCATGAAACCCGAGTTTCTTCATTTGACCCCAGGAGTTCAGTTAGAAACAGGAG GGGATCACCTTGGCCAACAGTACAATAGTCCTCAAGAAGTGATTGGCAAGCGGGGTTCTGATGTCATCATTGTAGGCCGGGGAATACTTGGAGCGTCTAACCGCCTGGAAGCAGCCGAGATGTATAGAAAAGCTGCCTGGGAAGCTTACTTGAGTAGGCTTGCTGTTTAA
- the Umps gene encoding uridine 5'-monophosphate synthase isoform X2, whose translation MLEILEQQKKIDAEMVGRVKRFIQENVFIATNHNGVPPPEKKACKELSFGARAELPGVHPLASKLLRLMQKKETNLCLSADVSEARELLQLADALGPSICMLKTHVDILNDFTLDVMEELAALAKRHEFLIFEDRKFADIGNTVKKQYEGGIFKIASWADLVNAHVVPGSGVVKGLQEVGLPLHRACLLIAEMSSAGSLATGNYTKAAVGMAEEHCGFVVGFISGSRVSMKPEFLHLTPGVQLETGGDHLGQQYNSPQEVIGKRGSDVIIVGRGILGASNRLEAAEMYRKAAWEAYLSRLAV comes from the exons ATGCTGGAGATTCTCGagcagcagaaaaaaattgaTGCCGAGATGGTGGGGAGAGTGAAGAGGTTCATTCAGGAGAATGTTTTCATAGCAACTAATCACAATGGTGTTCCCCCTCCTGAGAAGAAAGCATGCAAAGAACTCAGCTTTGGTGCACGAGCAGAGCTGCCTGGCGTCCACCCACTTGCCTCAAAACTTCTCAGGCTGATGCAGAAGAAGGAGACTAATCTCTGTCTATCTGCTGATGTCTCTGAGGCCAGAGAGCTGCTACAGCTAGCAGATGCCTTGGGACCCAGCATCTGCATGCTCAAAACTCATGTCGATATTCTGAATGATTTCACTCTGGATGTAATGGAGGAGTTGGCAGCTCTGGCGAAACGCCATGAGTTCTTAATATTTGAAGACAGGAAATTCGCTGATATAGGAAACACAGTGAAAAAGCAGTATGAAG GTGGCATCTTTAAAATAGCTTCCTGGGCAGATCTAGTAAATGCCCATGTGGTACCAGGCTCAGGAGTTGTGAAAGGTTTGCAGGAAGTGGGCTTGCCTTTACATCGAGCATGCCTGCTCATTGCAGAAATGAGCTCTGCTGGTTCCTTGGCCACTGGAAACTATACCAAAGCAGCA GTTGGGATGGCTGAGGAGCACTGTGGATTTGTGGTTGGCTTTATTTCCGGCTCCCGAGTAAGCATGAAACCCGAGTTTCTTCATTTGACCCCAGGAGTTCAGTTAGAAACAGGAG GGGATCACCTTGGCCAACAGTACAATAGTCCTCAAGAAGTGATTGGCAAGCGGGGTTCTGATGTCATCATTGTAGGCCGGGGAATACTTGGAGCGTCTAACCGCCTGGAAGCAGCCGAGATGTATAGAAAAGCTGCCTGGGAAGCTTACTTGAGTAGGCTTGCTGTTTAA